In one Vibrio sp. CB1-14 genomic region, the following are encoded:
- a CDS encoding heavy metal-binding domain-containing protein, with product MIVTTTQTVEGKRIVSYKGVIAGEAILGANVFKDMFAGLRDIVGGRSGTYERELQRAREIALKELEQKASDIGANAVVGVDLDYEVLGTGNGMLMVSASGTAVVVD from the coding sequence ATGATAGTAACAACGACTCAAACGGTTGAGGGAAAAAGAATTGTCAGCTACAAAGGTGTCATCGCTGGCGAAGCGATCCTTGGAGCAAATGTGTTTAAAGACATGTTTGCAGGACTTCGTGACATTGTGGGTGGCCGCTCTGGTACTTACGAACGTGAGCTTCAACGAGCACGTGAAATTGCTTTAAAAGAACTCGAACAAAAAGCCAGTGATATTGGAGCGAATGCGGTTGTTGGCGTGGATTTAGACTACGAAGTCTTGGGGACTGGAAATGGAATGTTAATGGTATCGGCGAGTGGTACTGCGGTCGTTGTCGACTAA
- a CDS encoding phosphate ABC transporter substrate-binding protein, with product MLRIALATLLSIASFAHVQAEEVNVSGSTSVARVMDVLAEQYNNQNSDTFVAVQGIGSTAGITLLEKGATDIGMSSRFLTVQENSESLEVFPIAYDGLAVVVNLANPVQNVSREQLYDIYKGEITNWKQIGGPDQKIAVVTREASSGTRASFESLLGLTRVINDRTVSDINPTNLVVNSNSMVKTIVNHNPHAIGFISEGSVDRSIKAITFEGVEANTKNISDGKYQLARPFLLLHKKDDIDDNADKFIKYVLSKEGQLLIEEYGYTPVK from the coding sequence ATGCTTCGCATTGCCCTAGCCACCCTACTCTCTATTGCCAGTTTTGCTCATGTTCAAGCAGAAGAAGTCAACGTATCCGGTTCGACCTCTGTCGCTCGTGTGATGGATGTATTAGCAGAGCAATACAACAACCAAAACTCAGATACATTCGTTGCAGTACAAGGGATTGGCTCTACCGCGGGCATCACTTTGTTAGAAAAAGGCGCTACCGATATCGGCATGAGCAGCCGCTTCCTAACCGTGCAAGAAAACAGCGAGTCGCTAGAGGTATTCCCAATTGCTTATGATGGCTTAGCGGTGGTTGTAAACTTGGCTAACCCGGTGCAAAACGTTAGCCGTGAGCAACTGTATGACATCTACAAAGGCGAAATAACCAACTGGAAGCAAATTGGCGGACCTGACCAAAAAATCGCTGTGGTCACTCGTGAAGCATCTTCGGGCACCCGAGCAAGTTTCGAAAGCTTACTTGGCCTGACACGTGTGATTAACGACAGAACTGTTTCAGACATCAATCCAACTAACCTTGTCGTCAATAGCAACAGCATGGTGAAAACCATCGTAAACCACAATCCACACGCGATTGGTTTTATCTCTGAAGGTTCAGTAGATCGCTCAATAAAAGCGATTACCTTTGAAGGAGTAGAGGCTAACACCAAGAACATTTCAGACGGCAAGTACCAATTGGCTCGCCCATTCTTACTGCTTCACAAAAAAGACGACATCGATGACAATGCAGACAAGTTCATTAAGTATGTTCTTTCAAAAGAAGGACAGTTATTGATTGAAGAGTATGGTTATACACCAGTTAAGTAA
- a CDS encoding DUF3024 domain-containing protein: MTLIQMSQCRLERCAEIVCSNRNRSMPVELGKSLFEMLEHGVLFSKAHYLLDSKSSSYTSAVAKVELDANDNKWLVYVPDEQDGEAWIPYPFLGKSSDLTAVMREIEKDPKAYFW, encoded by the coding sequence ATGACGTTAATTCAAATGTCGCAGTGCCGCCTAGAGCGGTGCGCAGAAATTGTTTGTAGTAACCGAAACCGCAGTATGCCCGTGGAGCTCGGTAAGTCCCTGTTTGAGATGCTTGAACATGGCGTGCTGTTTTCTAAAGCGCACTACTTACTCGACTCAAAATCTTCCAGCTATACCAGTGCGGTAGCTAAAGTTGAACTTGATGCCAATGATAATAAATGGTTGGTTTATGTGCCCGATGAGCAAGATGGTGAAGCGTGGATACCTTATCCGTTTCTTGGTAAGAGCTCTGATTTAACCGCAGTAATGCGTGAGATTGAGAAAGATCCGAAAGCTTACTTTTGGTGA
- the rnb gene encoding exoribonuclease II: MFQDNPLLAQLKQQIQENLPKKEGTIKATEKGFGFLEVDAKNSFFIPPPYMKKCMHGDKVVAIIRTEKEREVAEPQELVEQAVTRFIGRVKLFKGKLNVTPDHPQLKKLTLKAKTIKGLKSDDLKEGDWVVAQLIRHPLKGDNGFFAEITEKITDADDKIAPWWVTLAQNDLPNTEPEGLEQWDIKDDEALERVDLTEMPFVTIDGESTKDMDDALYVKKNDNGQFELTIAIADPTAYITPEDNMDKVARERGFTIYLPGRNIPMLPRDLADDLCSLIENEVRPAICCQVTVDADGVIGDDIRFFAANIKSHARLAYDHVSDWLETSSSDKWQPSDEIANVVRELSEFAQARATWRETHAVVFPDHPDYRFELSEDNDVVAIHADMRRTANRLVEESMITANICAGRALSKAFGYGVFNTHLGFKADKLKDVVDLVNQDKEEATYTAESLSTLEGFAALRRDLGALESSYLDNRIRKYQAYSEISNQPDAHFAMGLDVYATWTSPIRKYGDMVNHRLLKALILGNEPVQKPDDELGEELAIHRKHHKIAERTVGDWLYARTLENDPKAGTEFTAEIFDINRAGMRARLLENGAGVFIPNPLIVANKERIESNNETGTVAIDKEVVYRLGDTLKVVLSDVNQETRSLVAKPVEVFAETPVEAKSDAEEAQK, from the coding sequence ATGTTCCAAGACAATCCGTTACTCGCTCAACTTAAGCAGCAAATTCAAGAAAACCTTCCGAAAAAAGAAGGTACTATCAAAGCGACTGAAAAAGGCTTTGGTTTCCTCGAAGTCGACGCAAAGAACAGCTTCTTTATCCCACCTCCATACATGAAGAAATGTATGCACGGTGACAAAGTCGTTGCGATTATTCGTACGGAAAAAGAGCGTGAAGTGGCAGAGCCTCAAGAGCTAGTTGAACAAGCAGTCACGCGCTTTATTGGCCGCGTTAAGCTATTTAAAGGCAAACTGAACGTTACTCCAGATCATCCACAGCTTAAAAAGCTGACGCTAAAGGCGAAAACGATCAAAGGCCTTAAGTCTGATGATTTAAAAGAAGGTGACTGGGTTGTTGCTCAATTGATTCGACACCCTCTCAAAGGTGACAACGGCTTCTTTGCAGAAATCACAGAAAAAATCACAGACGCCGACGACAAGATCGCACCATGGTGGGTAACACTGGCTCAAAATGATCTGCCGAATACCGAGCCAGAAGGTCTTGAACAGTGGGACATTAAAGATGACGAAGCACTTGAGCGCGTTGATCTCACTGAGATGCCGTTTGTCACTATCGATGGTGAGTCGACCAAAGACATGGACGACGCACTCTACGTTAAGAAAAACGATAACGGCCAGTTTGAACTGACCATCGCTATCGCCGACCCAACGGCTTACATCACACCAGAAGATAATATGGATAAAGTAGCGCGCGAGCGTGGCTTTACTATCTATCTTCCGGGTCGCAACATCCCAATGTTGCCACGTGATTTGGCCGACGATCTGTGTTCACTGATTGAAAACGAAGTTCGCCCTGCGATTTGCTGCCAAGTCACCGTAGACGCTGACGGCGTAATTGGCGATGACATTCGCTTCTTCGCAGCCAACATTAAATCACATGCACGCCTTGCTTATGACCATGTGTCTGATTGGCTAGAAACTAGCAGCAGTGACAAATGGCAGCCTTCTGACGAGATTGCTAACGTTGTACGCGAGCTAAGCGAATTTGCACAAGCACGTGCGACTTGGCGCGAAACACACGCGGTTGTATTCCCAGATCATCCAGATTATCGCTTTGAGCTTAGCGAAGATAACGACGTCGTTGCTATCCACGCTGACATGCGCCGCACTGCTAATCGTTTGGTTGAAGAGTCGATGATCACCGCCAACATCTGTGCCGGCCGTGCTCTAAGCAAAGCATTTGGTTACGGGGTATTTAATACTCACCTTGGCTTCAAAGCAGACAAGCTTAAAGATGTGGTTGATCTAGTAAACCAAGATAAAGAAGAAGCAACTTACACAGCAGAATCTCTCTCGACACTAGAAGGTTTCGCGGCGCTGCGTCGTGACTTAGGTGCACTTGAGTCTAGCTACCTAGATAACCGCATTCGCAAGTACCAAGCATACAGCGAAATCAGCAATCAGCCTGATGCTCACTTCGCAATGGGTCTAGACGTTTACGCAACGTGGACATCACCTATTCGTAAGTACGGCGACATGGTCAACCACCGTCTTCTAAAAGCACTTATCCTTGGCAATGAACCAGTACAAAAACCAGATGACGAACTGGGCGAAGAACTGGCTATCCACCGCAAGCATCACAAGATTGCAGAACGTACCGTTGGTGATTGGTTGTATGCTCGTACGCTAGAGAATGATCCAAAAGCAGGCACCGAGTTTACTGCGGAAATCTTCGATATTAACCGTGCAGGTATGCGTGCTCGCCTTCTAGAAAACGGCGCTGGTGTGTTTATTCCAAATCCGCTTATCGTTGCAAATAAAGAGCGCATCGAAAGCAATAACGAAACGGGCACAGTCGCTATCGACAAAGAAGTTGTGTACCGCCTGGGTGACACACTGAAAGTGGTATTGTCAGACGTTAACCAAGAAACGCGTAGCCTTGTTGCTAAACCTGTTGAAGTGTTTGCTGAAACACCTGTCGAAGCAAAATCTGACGCGGAAGAAGCGCAAAAGTAG
- a CDS encoding DEAD/DEAH box helicase, which yields MTDSTIQFSDLALNDAILSALEGMGFVSPTPIQAAAIPHLLEGKDALGKAQTGTGKTAAFSLPLLNKLDLGQRKPQAIVLAPTRELAIQVAAEVKNLGKNVAGLKVLEIYGGASIVDQMRALKSGAHIVVGTPGRVQDLINRDRLHLDEVHTFVLDEADEMLNMGFVDDVTEIMEHAPSTAQRVLFSATMPPMLKKIVDRFLREPEYIDVAGKNHTVDKVEQQFWVVKGVEKDEAMSRLLETEETDASIVFVRTRQDTERLADWLSARGFKAAALHGDIPQSQRERTVDHIKQGVIDILVATDVVARGLDVPRITHVFNYDIPFDVESYIHRIGRTGRAGRKGKAILLVRTNQIRMLRTIERVTKSSMEEIQLPLRDKVAEARLVKLGEELAQEAEHKSLDKFAELVEKLQETLEIDAATLAAILLKRQQGKRPLFYIGEDPMIAAIERDKQRRKERRDNRDRDGGRDGGRNFNTQDWDTYQLQVGREQGVQVKDIVGALANELGLTKGSIGAIKLDRESTYVQLPKAMTSDVAGKLQKLRIRQKEAGAVVVDFNDFREPRGRRDGGGRRDGNRDGNRDGNRGGYRGNREGGGNREGGGYRGNREGNREGGRGRGDGERRFDRNRGGDHRGSHRGERSFSRGNRRDEA from the coding sequence ATGACAGATTCTACTATCCAGTTTAGCGATTTAGCGCTGAACGACGCAATCCTTTCTGCTCTTGAAGGAATGGGTTTTGTTTCTCCAACGCCTATCCAAGCTGCAGCTATTCCTCACCTTCTAGAAGGTAAAGACGCGCTAGGTAAAGCACAAACCGGTACTGGTAAAACAGCGGCTTTCTCTCTTCCTCTACTCAACAAGCTAGACCTTGGTCAACGCAAGCCACAGGCTATCGTTCTTGCGCCAACTCGCGAACTTGCGATTCAGGTTGCTGCCGAAGTTAAGAACCTTGGTAAAAACGTTGCTGGTCTTAAAGTTCTAGAGATCTACGGTGGTGCATCTATCGTTGATCAAATGCGTGCACTTAAATCTGGTGCTCACATTGTTGTTGGTACTCCAGGTCGTGTTCAAGACCTTATCAACCGTGACCGTCTACACCTAGACGAAGTACACACGTTTGTTCTTGATGAAGCAGATGAAATGCTAAACATGGGCTTTGTTGATGACGTAACAGAGATCATGGAGCACGCTCCATCAACTGCACAACGCGTACTATTCTCTGCAACTATGCCTCCAATGCTTAAGAAGATCGTTGATCGTTTCTTGCGTGAGCCAGAGTACATCGACGTTGCTGGTAAAAACCACACTGTTGACAAAGTAGAGCAGCAATTCTGGGTTGTTAAAGGCGTAGAAAAAGACGAAGCAATGTCTCGTCTTCTAGAAACAGAAGAAACTGACGCGTCAATCGTATTCGTACGTACTCGCCAAGACACTGAGCGTCTTGCAGACTGGTTATCAGCGCGCGGCTTCAAAGCAGCAGCACTGCATGGTGACATTCCTCAGTCTCAACGTGAGCGCACTGTTGATCACATCAAACAAGGTGTTATTGACATCCTAGTTGCAACTGATGTTGTTGCACGTGGCCTAGACGTTCCACGTATTACACACGTATTCAACTACGACATCCCATTCGATGTTGAGTCTTACATCCACCGTATCGGCCGTACTGGTCGTGCTGGACGTAAAGGTAAAGCGATCCTTCTAGTTCGCACAAACCAAATCCGTATGCTTCGCACTATCGAGCGCGTAACTAAGTCTTCAATGGAAGAAATCCAACTTCCTCTACGTGACAAAGTTGCAGAAGCTCGTCTAGTTAAGCTGGGTGAAGAACTTGCTCAAGAAGCTGAGCACAAGTCACTTGATAAGTTTGCTGAGCTTGTTGAGAAGCTGCAAGAAACTCTAGAGATTGACGCGGCTACACTAGCGGCAATTCTTCTTAAGCGCCAGCAGGGTAAACGTCCATTGTTCTACATTGGTGAAGACCCAATGATCGCTGCTATCGAGCGTGACAAGCAGCGTCGCAAAGAGCGTCGTGACAATCGTGATCGCGACGGTGGTCGTGATGGTGGCCGTAATTTCAACACTCAAGATTGGGATACGTACCAACTTCAAGTGGGTCGCGAGCAAGGCGTTCAAGTTAAAGACATCGTTGGTGCACTAGCAAACGAACTAGGCCTAACTAAAGGTTCTATCGGTGCTATCAAGCTAGATCGTGAATCAACTTACGTTCAGCTTCCAAAAGCAATGACTTCAGATGTTGCTGGTAAGCTACAGAAACTACGTATCCGTCAAAAAGAAGCGGGTGCAGTAGTGGTTGATTTTAACGACTTCCGTGAGCCTCGTGGTCGTCGTGATGGCGGTGGCCGTCGTGATGGTAACCGAGATGGTAACCGAGATGGTAACCGTGGCGGTTACCGTGGCAACCGTGAAGGTGGTGGTAACCGTGAAGGCGGTGGCTACCGTGGTAACCGTGAAGGCAATCGTGAAGGTGGCCGTGGTCGTGGTGACGGTGAGCGTCGTTTTGACCGCAACCGTGGTGGTGACCACCGTGGCAGCCATCGTGGAGAGCGTTCATTCTCACGCGGTAACCGTCGTGACGAAGCTTAA
- a CDS encoding acetate/propionate family kinase has translation MSNSFVLVINSGSSSLKFAVIDSQTGEAVLSGLGECFGLPESRMSWKFNGEKTEIAIEGDDSHHKIAIGKLVGLTDELGLQEGIVAVGHRIVHGGEKFTQTVRINEEVTAEIEKLADLAPLHNPAGAIGIRAAMEAFPSLPQFAVFDTAFHQSMPKRAYTGAIANELYTDYGIRRYGFHGTSHYFVSREAARMINKPVEQSSFISVHLGNGASVCAINNGESVDTSMGFTPLSGLMMGTRCGDLDPGIIEYLLKKGWSQDKVFNALNKESGFLGVSGLTSDARGILEAMEQGHEGAALAFQVFTYRVSKYIASYLAALDSFDGIIFTGGIGENSMLIRREILNNLKLLGFKEDVKGNEDARFGNAGVIAKSEMLNAVAMVIPTNEEFVIAQQSVELL, from the coding sequence ATGTCGAATTCGTTTGTTCTTGTCATCAACTCTGGCAGCTCGTCACTAAAGTTTGCAGTGATTGATTCCCAAACTGGTGAAGCTGTACTGTCTGGTCTCGGTGAGTGTTTCGGTCTTCCAGAGTCTCGTATGAGCTGGAAATTCAACGGTGAAAAAACTGAAATCGCAATCGAGGGCGATGACAGCCACCACAAAATTGCTATCGGTAAACTGGTAGGTCTTACTGATGAACTGGGTCTGCAAGAGGGCATTGTAGCAGTCGGTCACCGTATTGTTCACGGTGGTGAGAAGTTCACACAAACTGTACGCATCAACGAAGAAGTAACCGCTGAAATTGAAAAGCTGGCCGATCTTGCGCCACTTCATAACCCAGCGGGTGCAATTGGCATTCGCGCTGCGATGGAAGCGTTCCCGTCACTGCCACAATTCGCAGTATTCGACACTGCATTCCACCAGTCAATGCCGAAACGTGCCTACACGGGCGCTATTGCTAACGAGTTATATACTGACTACGGTATCCGCCGTTACGGCTTCCACGGTACAAGTCACTATTTCGTAAGCCGTGAAGCAGCAAGAATGATCAATAAGCCTGTAGAGCAATCTAGCTTTATCTCTGTACACCTTGGCAATGGTGCATCTGTATGTGCAATTAACAATGGTGAGTCTGTAGATACGTCAATGGGCTTTACTCCGCTTTCTGGCCTTATGATGGGCACCCGTTGTGGTGACTTAGATCCAGGCATCATTGAGTACCTTCTTAAGAAAGGTTGGTCACAAGACAAAGTCTTTAACGCGCTTAACAAGGAGTCTGGCTTCCTAGGTGTGTCTGGTCTTACGAGCGATGCTCGTGGCATTCTAGAAGCCATGGAGCAAGGTCACGAAGGCGCTGCGCTCGCATTCCAAGTGTTTACTTACCGCGTATCTAAGTACATTGCATCATACCTAGCAGCTCTAGATTCATTCGATGGCATCATCTTTACGGGTGGTATCGGTGAGAACTCGATGCTAATTCGCCGCGAGATCTTAAACAACCTGAAACTTCTAGGTTTTAAAGAAGATGTGAAAGGCAACGAAGACGCTCGCTTTGGTAATGCTGGTGTTATCGCTAAGTCTGAAATGCTAAATGCAGTAGCGATGGTTATCCCAACTAACGAAGAGTTTGTGATTGCTCAGCAGTCGGTTGAATTGCTGTAA
- a CDS encoding patatin-like phospholipase family protein: MTLKTKHALVVEGGAMRGIFAAGVLDGFIDHNYNPFDFCIGVSAGATNIASWLSNQRGRTYTIISDYSCRPEFINFGKFARGGHWLDLDWLWDHIALHYPYDMQAFKQQSTPFHIVTTDITTGSPVYTLGTESNLESILKASCSLPVAYRTPISFEGRKMIDGGVADSIPVVEAYKKGAREITVILSQKQGYMKRPPNAPWVLRQLMRNTPQLAETMINRAEQYNQTMAFINNPPKGCTINVITPNESFSVRRLTTNKEKLEAGYQMGLQAARDIVQQGS, translated from the coding sequence ATGACACTCAAAACAAAGCACGCTTTGGTGGTTGAAGGCGGCGCAATGCGAGGCATATTTGCTGCCGGGGTTTTGGACGGTTTTATCGACCACAACTATAACCCATTTGATTTTTGCATTGGAGTGTCGGCGGGCGCGACCAATATCGCTTCTTGGCTCTCTAATCAGCGTGGGCGAACCTATACCATCATTTCCGACTACTCTTGTCGGCCTGAGTTTATCAACTTCGGTAAATTTGCCAGAGGTGGCCATTGGCTAGATCTCGACTGGTTATGGGATCATATTGCGTTGCACTACCCCTATGACATGCAAGCTTTTAAACAACAGTCGACCCCTTTCCATATCGTGACCACAGATATCACAACGGGCTCTCCCGTTTATACATTAGGCACTGAGAGTAATTTGGAAAGCATACTCAAAGCATCGTGTTCACTGCCTGTTGCTTACCGAACCCCTATCAGTTTCGAAGGCCGAAAAATGATTGATGGCGGAGTAGCTGACTCTATCCCAGTTGTAGAGGCATACAAAAAAGGCGCGAGAGAGATCACAGTGATCCTGTCTCAAAAGCAAGGCTATATGAAGCGTCCCCCAAATGCACCTTGGGTACTGCGCCAGCTTATGAGAAACACACCACAGCTCGCGGAGACAATGATTAATCGTGCTGAACAATACAACCAAACGATGGCATTTATTAATAATCCTCCAAAGGGTTGCACCATTAATGTAATTACGCCTAACGAGAGCTTCTCTGTAAGAAGGCTCACGACAAACAAAGAAAAACTTGAAGCTGGGTATCAAATGGGATTGCAAGCCGCACGAGATATCGTTCAGCAAGGTTCTTAG
- a CDS encoding cysteine synthase A yields the protein MSFAPIANNVSELIGHTDLVRINSLSEISGSDILLKCEHQNPGGSIKDRAALQLVKDAIDSGELKPGMTIVEGTAGNTGIGLALVAKSMGYKMLVVMPKGQAQEKERMVALHGAELLLVDPCPFSNPEHFYHTAKRIGAEREDYWWANQFENLSNYRAHYLHTGPEIWQHTEGKIDALVTVAGTGGTIAGNSHYLSQQKPSCKTWLVDPDGSGIYSFLKSGQHQSNGSSFTEGIGIMREVENFRQAKINHAITLPDQDLVTISRLVSDHDGILLGSSSALNVAGALYAAARMGKGKTIVTFSCDLAERSYSKLYNEEFLQAKEIELNKETLADIWSRYQMEDGSMVVNV from the coding sequence ATGTCATTTGCCCCTATCGCAAACAATGTTAGTGAACTCATCGGTCATACCGATCTAGTTCGAATCAATAGTCTTTCCGAAATATCCGGCAGTGACATTCTTCTTAAATGTGAACATCAAAACCCTGGAGGCTCGATAAAAGATAGGGCGGCGCTGCAACTTGTGAAAGATGCGATTGATAGCGGCGAACTCAAACCAGGCATGACCATAGTCGAGGGTACAGCAGGTAATACCGGTATTGGGTTGGCATTGGTGGCCAAGTCGATGGGGTACAAAATGTTGGTGGTTATGCCAAAAGGGCAAGCGCAAGAAAAAGAGCGTATGGTTGCTCTGCATGGTGCAGAACTGTTGTTAGTCGACCCTTGTCCTTTTTCAAACCCAGAGCACTTTTACCATACCGCCAAGCGCATTGGTGCTGAACGTGAAGACTATTGGTGGGCAAATCAGTTTGAAAACTTAAGCAACTACCGAGCTCATTATCTGCATACCGGCCCAGAAATCTGGCAGCATACTGAGGGTAAGATTGACGCTCTTGTTACCGTTGCTGGAACGGGGGGAACCATTGCTGGAAACTCTCATTATCTATCCCAGCAAAAGCCAAGCTGCAAAACCTGGTTAGTCGATCCTGACGGTTCGGGTATTTACTCTTTTCTGAAGTCTGGACAGCATCAGTCAAATGGCAGCTCCTTTACTGAAGGCATTGGTATCATGCGGGAAGTGGAGAACTTTAGGCAGGCTAAAATCAATCACGCTATCACACTGCCGGACCAGGACTTAGTGACAATATCGCGCTTAGTCTCGGATCATGACGGTATTCTCTTGGGAAGCAGCTCAGCACTGAATGTAGCCGGGGCTCTCTATGCAGCAGCAAGAATGGGTAAAGGAAAGACGATCGTTACTTTCAGTTGCGATCTTGCTGAGCGCTCATACTCCAAGTTATACAATGAAGAGTTTTTGCAGGCTAAGGAAATCGAACTCAACAAAGAGACTCTGGCTGATATATGGTCTCGCTACCAAATGGAAGATGGTAGCATGGTGGTTAACGTTTAA